A section of the Clostridium felsineum DSM 794 genome encodes:
- the ade gene encoding adenine deaminase, producing MYFINEKIEKAVGIKEVALVLKNCNVVNVFSNEVVHGDLAVDGDIIIGMGNYIGKTEIDLKGKYVAPGFIDSHVHIESSMVSPKEFARAVISRGTTTTIVDPHEIANVCGINGIKYMMEETEDIPLNVFFMLSSCVPATNFETSGAILRAEDFKELIEDKRVLGLGEMMNYPGVINRDKEVMDKLCLAQNYNKIVDGHAPTIKGNELNAYSISGIKTDHECSDLEEMNEKIRNGMYIAIREGSAAKNLETLIKGVNSKNERRIMFCADDRHPDDILKVGHMDNCVRRAIDNGIDAIAAIRMATLNAAECYKLDRVGAIAPSYKADLVILEDLKNVKVDMVIKDGKIVFNNNQILMEIGKKIDISKVINTVNIKKVTMDDFRLKLNKEFSNIISVSSNSIGTKNIERKINTDNGEFKCELNEGINKIAVIERHKKSGRIGLGLVENFGLKMGAIASTVAHDSHNIIVLGSNDEDMMKAVNELERVGGGITVSLDGKIIDTLELEIAGLMSSKSMEYVAEKVGKMIAVCHEILGVNKDVEPFMTLAFLALPVLPEIRITDRGVFDVLNFKFLNI from the coding sequence ATGTATTTTATTAATGAAAAAATAGAAAAAGCAGTGGGAATAAAGGAAGTTGCGTTGGTACTTAAAAATTGTAATGTAGTGAATGTATTTTCAAATGAGGTAGTACACGGGGATTTAGCTGTAGATGGTGATATTATAATAGGGATGGGAAATTACATAGGTAAAACTGAAATTGATTTGAAGGGCAAATATGTAGCTCCAGGTTTTATAGATTCACATGTACATATAGAATCATCAATGGTTTCTCCTAAAGAGTTTGCAAGAGCTGTTATATCAAGAGGAACTACTACAACAATTGTTGATCCACATGAAATAGCAAATGTATGTGGAATAAACGGTATAAAATATATGATGGAGGAAACAGAGGACATACCTTTAAATGTATTTTTTATGCTTTCATCTTGTGTTCCTGCCACAAATTTTGAGACTTCGGGAGCAATTCTTAGAGCTGAAGATTTTAAAGAATTAATAGAAGATAAAAGGGTACTTGGACTTGGTGAAATGATGAATTATCCAGGAGTAATTAATAGAGATAAGGAAGTAATGGATAAATTATGTCTTGCTCAAAACTATAATAAAATAGTGGATGGGCATGCTCCTACAATTAAAGGAAATGAATTAAATGCCTATAGTATATCAGGGATAAAAACTGATCATGAATGTAGTGATTTAGAAGAAATGAATGAGAAAATAAGAAATGGAATGTATATAGCAATTAGAGAAGGCTCTGCGGCTAAAAATTTAGAGACTCTTATAAAAGGAGTTAATTCTAAAAATGAGAGAAGAATAATGTTTTGTGCGGATGATAGGCATCCAGATGATATTTTAAAAGTTGGACATATGGATAATTGTGTTAGAAGGGCCATAGATAACGGAATTGATGCAATAGCTGCTATTAGAATGGCTACACTTAATGCGGCTGAATGTTATAAACTTGATAGAGTTGGGGCAATTGCACCTTCATATAAAGCTGATTTAGTTATTTTAGAAGATTTGAAAAATGTTAAAGTAGATATGGTAATAAAAGATGGGAAAATCGTATTTAATAATAACCAAATTTTGATGGAGATTGGGAAAAAAATAGATATAAGTAAAGTTATTAATACAGTAAATATAAAGAAAGTAACCATGGATGATTTTAGATTAAAATTAAATAAGGAATTTTCAAATATCATTTCTGTAAGTAGTAACAGTATAGGAACTAAAAATATAGAAAGAAAAATAAATACAGATAATGGCGAATTTAAATGCGAGCTTAATGAAGGAATAAATAAAATTGCAGTAATAGAAAGACATAAGAAATCTGGAAGGATAGGTTTAGGACTTGTAGAGAACTTTGGATTAAAAATGGGAGCTATAGCATCAACGGTGGCCCATGATTCACATAATATAATAGTACTAGGAAGTAACGATGAAGATATGATGAAGGCTGTGAATGAATTAGAAAGAGTTGGTGGAGGAATAACAGTAAGCCTTGATGGAAAAATAATAGATACACTTGAACTTGAAATAGCGGGATTAATGTCAAGTAAATCAATGGAATATGTAGCGGAAAAGGTTGGGAAAATGATAGCTGTATGTCATGAAATATTAGGTGTAAACAAAGACGTTGAGCCATTTATGACACTTGCGTTTTTAGCACTACCAGTTCTTCCTGAAATAAGAATCACAGATAGAGGAGTATTTGATGTGCTTAACTTTAAATTTTTAAATATATAA
- a CDS encoding ATP-binding protein yields MKRKIVNIDKEKCNGCGLCSEACHENAIEIVNGKAELVSDEYCDGLGDCLPHCPVDAITIIERESKEYDEEAVQRRIAEKEIKDKIPCGCPGSMAKKIERAPKKVEIKVKEKVKVSSELMQWPVQLNLINTQAPYLKNADLLVAADCTAYAYGDFHNEFIKNHITVIGCPKLDDVMYYKDKLKEIIEKNDIKSITVVRMEVPCCGGIVSAVKNAMLEAQVIVPYKEVIIGTNGELK; encoded by the coding sequence ATGAAAAGAAAAATAGTAAATATAGATAAAGAAAAATGCAATGGATGTGGACTTTGTAGTGAAGCTTGCCATGAAAATGCAATAGAGATAGTGAATGGTAAAGCTGAACTTGTATCAGACGAATATTGTGATGGCTTAGGAGATTGTCTTCCACACTGTCCAGTAGATGCTATAACTATAATAGAAAGAGAAAGTAAGGAATATGATGAAGAAGCTGTTCAAAGAAGAATTGCTGAAAAAGAAATAAAAGATAAAATACCATGTGGATGTCCAGGTTCTATGGCAAAAAAAATAGAAAGAGCACCTAAAAAAGTAGAAATTAAGGTTAAGGAAAAGGTAAAGGTTTCATCTGAATTGATGCAGTGGCCTGTACAGTTGAATCTTATAAATACGCAGGCGCCATACTTAAAGAATGCTGATCTTTTAGTGGCAGCAGATTGTACAGCATATGCTTATGGAGATTTTCATAATGAATTTATAAAAAATCATATAACAGTAATTGGATGTCCTAAACTTGATGATGTTATGTATTACAAAGATAAGTTAAAAGAAATTATAGAGAAAAACGATATTAAAAGTATAACAGTTGTTAGAATGGAAGTACCTTGTTGCGGTGGAATAGTTTCAGCGGTTAAAAATGCAATGCTTGAAGCTCAGGTTATAGTACCGTATAAAGAGGTTATTATAGGAACTAATGGTGAATTGAAATAA
- a CDS encoding Crp/Fnr family transcriptional regulator, producing the protein MEKKFLNILQHCILFSKIDSLKIDNLFSSINYSIKEYDKDETIAIEGDLCNKIGIVLNGAVEIQKIYESGKSLTIATLMEGKIFGEAIIFSTKTTYPSTIMACTKAIILFIPKDSIMHLCSTNSLFLNGFMSLLSNKILMLNKRLKNMSYHTIREKLSNYILEEHEAQKNLTFKMNKSKKQLSEMLGIPRPSLSREFIKLREEGIIDFDRNSITILDITALKSILENAE; encoded by the coding sequence ATGGAAAAAAAATTTTTAAATATATTACAACACTGCATCTTATTTTCAAAAATAGATAGTTTAAAAATCGATAATTTATTTTCTTCTATAAATTATTCAATCAAAGAATATGATAAGGATGAAACTATTGCAATTGAAGGAGATCTATGCAATAAAATAGGAATTGTATTAAATGGCGCTGTTGAAATACAAAAAATTTACGAATCTGGTAAAAGCTTAACTATAGCAACTCTTATGGAAGGGAAAATTTTTGGTGAAGCAATAATATTTTCTACTAAAACCACCTATCCTTCTACTATAATGGCTTGTACAAAAGCAATTATTCTCTTCATTCCAAAAGATTCCATAATGCACTTGTGCAGTACAAACTCTCTTTTTCTTAATGGCTTTATGTCACTTTTATCTAATAAAATACTCATGTTAAATAAGAGATTAAAAAATATGTCCTACCATACTATAAGAGAAAAACTATCAAATTATATACTTGAAGAACATGAAGCTCAAAAGAATTTAACCTTTAAAATGAACAAATCAAAAAAACAATTGTCTGAAATGCTTGGTATTCCAAGACCTTCTCTATCTAGAGAATTTATAAAATTACGCGAAGAAGGCATTATAGATTTTGATAGAAATTCAATAACAATATTAGACATTACGGCTTTGAAAAGTATTTTAGAAAATGCAGAATAA
- the trhA gene encoding PAQR family membrane homeostasis protein TrhA, with protein sequence MFSKLKDPVSGITHLLGAILSIVALLFMLRHSLIISNTVSIVASIIFGISLIFLYSASAVYHLVNVSKKVNMFLRKVDHMMIFVLIAGTYTPICLITLRGKLGNTILYLIWGVAILGIVLKLVWFNAPRWLYTLFYIAMGWIVVFAFAPISKIMAVPGIVFMVLGGIVYSMGGIIYGLKWPVRNAKYFGFHEIFHLFVMAGSLFHFIMIYNYVI encoded by the coding sequence ATGTTTTCTAAATTAAAAGATCCAGTAAGCGGAATAACACATTTGTTAGGAGCTATTTTATCTATAGTTGCACTATTGTTTATGCTTCGTCATTCTTTAATTATAAGCAACACAGTTAGTATTGTTGCATCTATAATCTTTGGAATAAGTCTGATTTTTTTATATTCAGCCAGTGCAGTGTACCATTTAGTAAATGTATCTAAAAAGGTAAATATGTTTTTAAGAAAAGTAGATCATATGATGATATTTGTTCTTATTGCAGGAACATATACTCCTATATGCTTAATAACATTAAGAGGAAAACTTGGGAATACAATATTGTACTTAATATGGGGTGTAGCTATTTTAGGTATAGTATTAAAGCTTGTTTGGTTTAATGCGCCTAGATGGCTTTATACATTGTTTTATATAGCTATGGGATGGATTGTTGTATTTGCATTTGCTCCTATAAGTAAGATTATGGCTGTACCGGGTATAGTATTTATGGTATTAGGAGGAATTGTCTACAGTATGGGAGGAATAATATATGGTTTAAAGTGGCCAGTAAGAAATGCAAAATATTTTGGATTTCATGAAATATTTCATTTGTTTGTAATGGCAGGTAGCTTGTTCCATTTTATTATGATATACAATTATGTTATATAA
- a CDS encoding DUF1836 domain-containing protein: MNNEILELAKQVLNYSAIQNHEIPDIDLYMDQVTSFMDNKLKAFKRTEGDIVLTKTMINNYTKNKLLTPPVKKKYSKDNLIMLIFIYHLKQTLSIGDIGDLLSFMLNTDDNMDIEKLYDKFLRLQKSSSDSFIKDLKEKLNFIDEPKNNTENEKLFLLAIDLILSANMQKRMAEKLIDSYFKNIDHKKK; encoded by the coding sequence ATGAACAATGAAATTTTAGAATTAGCTAAACAAGTACTTAATTATAGCGCGATACAAAATCATGAAATTCCTGATATAGACTTATACATGGATCAGGTTACATCTTTTATGGATAATAAATTAAAAGCATTTAAAAGAACTGAAGGGGATATTGTTTTAACAAAAACTATGATAAATAATTACACAAAAAATAAATTATTAACTCCCCCTGTCAAAAAGAAATACAGTAAAGACAACTTAATAATGTTAATATTTATCTATCATTTAAAACAAACTCTTTCAATCGGTGATATAGGCGATCTTTTATCCTTCATGTTAAATACAGATGATAATATGGACATTGAGAAGTTATATGATAAGTTTTTACGTCTACAAAAATCTTCTTCTGATTCATTTATTAAAGATTTAAAAGAGAAGTTAAATTTTATAGATGAACCTAAAAACAACACTGAAAATGAAAAGCTCTTTTTACTTGCTATAGATTTAATTTTAAGTGCCAATATGCAAAAAAGAATGGCTGAAAAATTAATTGACTCTTATTTCAAAAATATTGACCATAAAAAAAAATAA
- a CDS encoding transporter substrate-binding domain-containing protein — MKKRIITLSMAALMTLGLFTGCTQSATSNSNDSSDKNVIKVGTSTDYRPFAFIDQGESQDKVKGLEIDIFNEIAKRNNWKVKYVIANWNGLIGMLDSGKIDTVAHQVTVTDERKGKYYFSDTYVYSGVQLAVKKGNNSVQSLKDLNGKNVAVESGMNFYKAIEKYNAKGGKVNIKQYSDYNSIFSEVNIGRADALIEDKLAIMDTIKNSKYDLVLAGKPVEKMENAYPFLKNDSNKQKIDKINKTLKAMRKDGTLKKISEKWFGADITSNTQE; from the coding sequence ATGAAGAAGAGAATAATTACATTATCTATGGCAGCATTAATGACTTTAGGACTATTTACAGGATGCACACAAAGTGCTACTTCAAATAGTAATGACAGTAGTGATAAAAATGTTATAAAGGTAGGTACATCTACTGATTATAGACCATTTGCATTTATAGATCAGGGTGAAAGTCAGGATAAGGTTAAAGGTCTTGAAATTGATATTTTTAATGAGATAGCCAAGAGAAACAATTGGAAGGTTAAGTATGTAATAGCAAACTGGAATGGACTAATAGGAATGCTTGATTCAGGTAAGATAGATACAGTAGCACACCAAGTTACAGTAACAGATGAGAGAAAAGGAAAATATTATTTTTCAGATACATATGTTTATTCAGGAGTTCAGCTTGCAGTTAAGAAAGGAAATAATTCAGTACAATCATTAAAAGATTTAAATGGAAAAAATGTTGCAGTTGAATCTGGAATGAATTTCTATAAAGCTATAGAAAAGTATAATGCAAAGGGCGGCAAGGTTAATATAAAGCAATACAGCGATTATAATTCAATATTTTCAGAGGTTAATATAGGAAGAGCTGATGCTCTTATAGAAGATAAACTAGCTATAATGGATACTATTAAAAACTCTAAATATGATCTTGTACTTGCAGGAAAACCTGTTGAAAAGATGGAAAATGCGTATCCTTTCCTTAAAAATGATTCAAATAAGCAAAAGATAGATAAAATAAATAAGACCTTAAAAGCTATGAGAAAAGATGGAACATTAAAAAAGATATCAGAAAAATGGTTTGGAGCAGATATAACTTCAAATACACAGGAGTAA
- a CDS encoding amino acid ABC transporter ATP-binding protein has product MIKIENLHKKYGENEVIKGISLDIKDGEIVAVIGPSGTGKSTLLRCLNYLETPDSGTLSIGEFKVNFENISKDQVYNLRKKSSMVFQNYNLFKNKTAVQNVMEALKIVKKMPKAEAEKISLEALKQVGLLDKADSYPSRLSGGQQQRIGIARAMVLKPEVILFDEPTSALDPEWVSEVLDVIKNIASRHMTMIIVTHEMNFAREIADKVVFLDGGNIIQCGTPEEVFEKSDNKRVNQFIKKLH; this is encoded by the coding sequence ATGATTAAAATTGAAAATCTTCATAAAAAATATGGAGAAAATGAAGTTATAAAAGGAATAAGTTTAGACATTAAAGATGGAGAAATAGTAGCTGTTATCGGACCTTCCGGAACTGGTAAATCAACACTTCTTAGATGTTTGAATTATCTTGAGACTCCTGATAGTGGAACTTTGAGTATTGGAGAGTTTAAGGTTAATTTTGAAAATATAAGTAAAGATCAAGTATATAATTTAAGAAAAAAGAGCTCTATGGTATTTCAGAATTATAATTTATTTAAAAATAAAACAGCGGTTCAAAATGTTATGGAAGCTCTTAAAATTGTAAAAAAAATGCCTAAAGCTGAGGCTGAAAAGATAAGCTTGGAGGCACTTAAACAGGTAGGACTTTTGGATAAAGCAGATAGTTATCCATCAAGGCTTTCAGGTGGACAACAGCAAAGAATAGGTATAGCAAGAGCTATGGTATTAAAGCCTGAAGTCATTTTATTTGATGAACCTACTTCAGCGCTAGATCCAGAATGGGTTTCTGAGGTTTTAGATGTAATAAAGAATATTGCTAGTAGACACATGACAATGATAATAGTAACACATGAAATGAATTTCGCAAGAGAAATAGCAGATAAAGTAGTTTTTCTTGATGGAGGCAATATAATCCAATGTGGAACTCCAGAAGAGGTATTCGAAAAATCTGATAATAAAAGAGTAAATCAATTTATAAAAAAATTACACTAG
- a CDS encoding amino acid ABC transporter permease yields the protein MNFDIKYFLNSFPDLLKYIHYTLFMAVVSTIIGLVIATILAPIKMLKIKGISQVIGVYISFFRGTPLLVQLFVFYYGLPQLIKPLKSVTPLEAMIFGLSLCGSAYMAEIIRGAIDSVEKGQMEAALSVGMTKFQAFIRIIYPQALKVAVPGIGNQFVDLLKSSSLAFVLGLTEILARAQANAASSFKLMESYLSLAIIYWVTVEIFNFIQRIIEKRISRAY from the coding sequence ATGAATTTTGACATTAAATATTTTTTGAATTCATTTCCGGACTTATTAAAGTATATTCATTACACTTTATTTATGGCTGTGGTTTCAACAATAATAGGACTGGTTATAGCAACTATTCTTGCACCCATAAAAATGTTAAAAATAAAGGGAATATCACAGGTTATAGGAGTTTATATTTCGTTTTTTAGGGGTACACCACTTTTAGTTCAGTTATTTGTTTTTTATTATGGACTTCCTCAGTTAATAAAACCATTAAAAAGCGTCACACCACTTGAAGCTATGATTTTTGGGCTTAGTTTATGTGGTTCTGCATATATGGCTGAAATAATAAGAGGAGCTATAGATTCTGTTGAAAAGGGCCAAATGGAAGCAGCATTATCAGTTGGTATGACTAAATTTCAGGCATTTATTAGAATAATTTATCCTCAAGCACTTAAGGTTGCAGTACCTGGAATTGGAAATCAATTTGTGGATTTACTAAAAAGCTCATCCTTAGCTTTTGTACTAGGATTAACAGAAATTTTAGCTAGAGCCCAAGCTAATGCAGCTTCAAGTTTTAAGCTAATGGAAAGCTATCTTTCTTTAGCAATAATATATTGGGTTACAGTTGAAATATTTAACTTTATCCAAAGAATCATTGAGAAAAGAATATCAAGAGCATATTAG